The proteins below are encoded in one region of Sulfitobacter sp. SK012:
- a CDS encoding TIGR00180 family glycosyltransferase produces the protein MRIIIPTRNRPTSLSGVLGYYEKFYPDVEIILADGSDAAFKPLNAKLAAEASIEIDYQPYSSDLSLFDRLLEVLKSAPDEYLIMAADDDYPIMETMERAKHRLEQDPDAVCAGGYLIHIDVLDEKNARVRLDPVRQIAPPTAGQRIRLFGQLPFTTTYAVARRERLIARYQFLQSWNVPGFFDLGVGMMDMAEGKFIAIPDLGFICTRNLVHSYYRSEDNMVVLRRGPEVMQLIDKTTARLQEVDDIDEEAARRVIGQVVRSRIAALSGVPPARISGFTERPLYNTERMVRTRADFKSIFVGGTEQRKKYHEKLAFISESLRATLISQDNAGEGKKYEAL, from the coding sequence ATGCGTATCATTATCCCCACCCGCAACCGCCCAACCTCATTAAGCGGTGTGCTTGGATACTACGAAAAGTTCTATCCGGATGTGGAAATTATCTTGGCGGACGGCAGTGACGCAGCTTTTAAGCCGCTGAACGCAAAGCTGGCAGCTGAAGCCAGCATCGAGATTGATTACCAACCGTACAGCAGCGACCTGTCTCTTTTTGACCGCCTTCTAGAAGTACTGAAGAGTGCACCTGACGAATATCTGATCATGGCTGCGGATGACGACTATCCGATCATGGAGACAATGGAGAGAGCAAAACATCGCCTCGAACAGGACCCTGACGCCGTTTGTGCAGGCGGGTATCTTATCCATATAGATGTCTTGGACGAAAAAAACGCACGAGTTCGGCTCGACCCTGTCCGACAAATCGCTCCACCCACGGCAGGGCAGAGGATACGTTTGTTTGGTCAACTACCGTTTACCACAACCTATGCAGTTGCACGGAGGGAAAGGCTGATCGCTAGGTACCAATTCCTCCAGAGCTGGAATGTTCCGGGGTTCTTTGACCTTGGTGTTGGCATGATGGATATGGCTGAAGGAAAATTCATCGCTATCCCTGACCTTGGATTCATTTGCACCCGAAACTTAGTTCATAGCTACTATAGATCTGAGGATAATATGGTTGTTTTGCGTCGCGGACCTGAAGTGATGCAGCTTATAGACAAGACAACCGCCCGCTTGCAGGAAGTCGACGACATCGATGAAGAAGCTGCGCGCAGGGTAATTGGACAGGTGGTGCGCAGCAGGATTGCTGCACTTTCTGGTGTTCCGCCAGCCCGGATCTCTGGCTTCACTGAACGACCCCTCTACAATACTGAACGAATGGTCCGCACCCGCGCCGATTTCAAAAGTATTTTTGTCGGGGGAACCGAACAGCGGAAAAAATATCATGAAAAACTTGCCTTCATTTCAGAGAGCCTTCGGGCAACACTGATTTCACAAGACAATGCTGGAGAGGGTAAAAAATATGAAGCACTCTGA
- a CDS encoding cephalosporin hydroxylase family protein gives MPNQDPIAQFEKERSARIEGYKGKDSWNGSSAQWMDHAFREHYMYNFAWAGRPIIQLPADIVGFQELVYKTRPDVIFETGIAHGGSLMLSASLLAMLDVCDALAEGRAFDPAKSHRKVIGIDIDIRQHNRDAIEAHPLSAYVDMVEGSSTETDTAERAKALIPSGSKVLVALDSNHTEDHVIKELELYSPLTSKGSYCIVYDTIVEDLAEDMFPNRPWAPGNNPKTALRKFMTRLDGGGVKAADGDTLAFELDREMDGKLLLSVCPEGILARK, from the coding sequence ATGCCAAACCAAGATCCAATAGCCCAATTCGAAAAAGAGCGTAGTGCCCGCATCGAAGGCTATAAAGGCAAAGACTCGTGGAACGGTTCCTCTGCGCAATGGATGGACCACGCATTTCGCGAACATTACATGTATAACTTCGCTTGGGCCGGCCGCCCGATCATCCAACTACCTGCCGATATCGTTGGTTTCCAGGAGCTGGTTTATAAGACCCGCCCCGATGTTATCTTTGAAACTGGCATTGCCCATGGTGGGTCTTTGATGCTGAGTGCATCATTGTTGGCCATGTTGGACGTTTGTGATGCGCTCGCTGAAGGCCGCGCTTTTGATCCAGCCAAGTCGCACCGCAAGGTGATTGGCATCGATATCGACATCCGCCAGCATAATCGGGACGCTATCGAAGCGCATCCACTCAGCGCCTACGTAGACATGGTAGAGGGTTCATCAACCGAAACTGATACGGCCGAACGTGCCAAGGCACTGATCCCTTCTGGGTCAAAAGTGTTGGTAGCACTCGATTCCAACCATACCGAAGATCATGTGATCAAAGAGCTGGAACTCTATTCCCCGCTAACCTCTAAAGGCAGCTATTGTATTGTGTATGATACGATCGTTGAGGACCTTGCTGAAGACATGTTCCCCAATCGTCCATGGGCTCCAGGCAACAATCCTAAGACAGCCTTACGCAAATTCATGACTAGGCTCGACGGCGGCGGTGTAAAAGCGGCCGACGGTGACACATTGGCCTTTGAACTGGACCGTGAAATGGATGGCAAGCTGCTGCTGAGTGTTTGCCCTGAAGGCATTCTAGCGCGAAAATAG
- a CDS encoding NAD-dependent epimerase/dehydratase family protein, which produces MKATVLGSTGFIGTALVARLRHEGYAVETPSRAELSELKGDLGAVFYCIGMTGNFRLFPHLTIQSQVTLLSELMQRCSFSSLVYLSSTRVYGITEHEKPAQENQILNVLPSPDSTYDLAKLLGEALCATYPDARMISARLSNVYGAGMSSNTFLGSVLGSVVRDGEVVISEEPSSAKDYVSVEDVVTALATISRDASSGCYNLASGRVTSHQEIAVRLRELDFKVEFQPNTLVRKFPPISVDKLVQLCDFCPRYLADDLPALVTSLKLENGESS; this is translated from the coding sequence ATGAAAGCGACTGTTCTGGGATCAACAGGTTTTATCGGCACCGCTTTGGTTGCCCGTCTGCGGCATGAGGGCTACGCAGTCGAAACACCAAGCAGAGCAGAGCTTTCAGAGCTTAAAGGTGATCTGGGTGCTGTGTTTTACTGCATTGGGATGACGGGTAATTTTCGGCTATTCCCCCACCTCACGATCCAGTCGCAGGTAACGTTGCTTAGCGAGCTGATGCAGCGCTGCAGTTTCTCATCCTTGGTATATCTGTCTAGCACCCGTGTTTATGGAATCACCGAGCACGAAAAACCTGCGCAAGAAAATCAAATACTTAACGTACTGCCTTCTCCAGATTCCACCTATGATCTGGCCAAGCTGTTGGGTGAAGCGTTGTGCGCTACCTACCCTGATGCGCGTATGATTAGCGCACGTTTGTCGAATGTATACGGTGCGGGAATGAGCTCAAATACCTTCTTAGGATCAGTGCTGGGTTCGGTTGTCCGCGACGGCGAGGTTGTGATCAGCGAAGAGCCTTCCTCCGCTAAGGACTATGTGTCTGTCGAAGATGTCGTAACGGCCCTCGCCACCATATCGCGCGATGCAAGCAGCGGCTGCTATAATTTGGCCAGCGGCCGGGTAACAAGCCACCAAGAAATTGCAGTGCGGCTGCGTGAACTAGACTTCAAAGTCGAGTTTCAACCCAACACACTTGTCCGGAAATTCCCACCAATCTCGGTCGACAAGCTTGTCCAGCTATGCGACTTTTGCCCACGGTACTTGGCTGACGATTTGCCGGCACTAGTCACGTCATTAAAACTAGAAAATGGGGAATCTTCTTGA